In a genomic window of Gemmatimonadales bacterium:
- a CDS encoding sodium:solute symporter: protein MARHQRSAADYFLGARDLPAWAILLSIVATETSALTVISIPGIGARGDLTFLQLTIGYLVGRIAVARWLLPGYFRGEQETAYARLESRFGVGTRRLTSLVFLVSRFFGDAVRVFASAIPLALVTGWSVPTAIAVMGIVTMVYTWFGGFKAVVWTDVLQLSVYLAGGVGALLIAWKLAGGVDVAFAATYSAGKLRVIEPRPSLTVTYTLLSGIVGGALLSGASHGTDHLIVQRLLATRSLRDARVALVGSGVMVMLQFTLFLLVGSAIWAAGLAPADLPGDQLFPRFVVDHLPVGLAGLVIAGILAAAMGTHSSAINSLASSATHDLYASWTGRRDPVHLLRVGRILSAIWALGLVGGALYFHYAERGSDTPVVVLALSIASVTYGPLLGTYFLAGRWPRARGRDVVGAVAITVAVMLLVVFAKRLAGSPGLAWLEPVGRLAWPWYVPLGTLLAVGSGILLSYLPDRVRNPQ from the coding sequence ATGGCCCGGCACCAGCGGAGCGCCGCGGATTACTTCCTCGGTGCCCGCGACCTCCCCGCCTGGGCCATTCTCCTCTCCATCGTCGCGACCGAGACTTCGGCGCTGACCGTGATCTCGATCCCCGGCATCGGGGCCCGGGGAGATCTCACCTTTCTTCAGCTCACGATCGGCTATCTGGTCGGCCGGATCGCGGTGGCGCGCTGGCTCCTACCCGGCTATTTCCGGGGCGAACAGGAGACGGCCTACGCCCGGCTGGAGTCCCGCTTCGGGGTCGGCACCCGGCGGCTGACCTCGCTCGTCTTCCTGGTCAGCCGCTTCTTCGGGGACGCGGTCCGGGTCTTCGCCAGCGCCATCCCGCTGGCGCTGGTGACCGGCTGGAGCGTGCCTACCGCGATCGCGGTGATGGGCATCGTGACGATGGTCTACACCTGGTTCGGCGGCTTCAAGGCGGTCGTGTGGACCGACGTGCTCCAGCTTTCGGTGTACCTGGCCGGAGGCGTGGGAGCGCTGCTGATCGCCTGGAAGCTGGCCGGAGGGGTGGACGTGGCGTTTGCGGCAACGTATTCGGCGGGCAAGCTGCGTGTCATCGAGCCACGCCCGAGTCTGACCGTGACCTACACACTCCTGAGCGGGATCGTGGGCGGCGCGCTCCTCTCGGGCGCGTCCCACGGGACCGACCATCTCATCGTGCAACGGCTCCTGGCCACGCGCTCGCTTCGGGATGCCCGGGTCGCGCTGGTGGGCTCGGGGGTCATGGTGATGCTACAGTTCACCCTGTTTCTCCTGGTGGGCTCCGCCATCTGGGCCGCAGGACTGGCACCGGCAGATCTGCCGGGCGACCAGCTCTTTCCCCGCTTCGTGGTGGATCACCTGCCGGTCGGACTCGCCGGCCTCGTGATCGCCGGCATCCTCGCCGCGGCGATGGGTACCCACAGCTCCGCCATCAACTCGCTGGCCTCATCCGCCACCCACGATCTGTACGCATCGTGGACCGGCAGGCGCGACCCGGTGCACCTGCTGCGAGTCGGCCGTATCCTCTCGGCCATCTGGGCGCTGGGGCTGGTGGGAGGGGCCCTCTATTTCCACTATGCGGAGCGCGGGAGCGACACACCCGTGGTGGTGCTGGCCTTGTCCATCGCCTCGGTGACATACGGCCCGCTGCTGGGCACGTATTTCCTTGCCGGGCGCTGGCCCCGGGCCCGGGGACGGGACGTGGTGGGCGCGGTTGCCATCACAGTGGCGGTCATGCTGCTGGTCGTCTTTGCCAAGCGGCTGGCCGGGAGCCCGGGTCTGGCGTGGCTCGAGCCGGTGGGCCGTCTGGCATGGCCCTGGTACGTCCCGCTGGGAACCCTGCTCGCCGTCGGCAGCGGAATCCTGCTCAGCTATCTTCCGGACCGTGTCCGAAACCCCCAGTGA